In Arcanobacterium wilhelmae, the following are encoded in one genomic region:
- a CDS encoding IS30 family transposase, whose product MENALRRGRRGGTRHLASVDQVGSGNVGRGRRITSKERVAIALLLDQGYSGRQIAIRLKRSPSTITREINRSQRVDGSYDAGVASRKAFERRARPKPLKLQANTRLREVVVGLLNQRYSPQQVAVRLRHLYPDDREMHVSVEAIYQALYVQGVGSLAQELKREKALRSGRKNRIPRSRLAGLPGRGRKTWVEGAQISMRPPQASDRAVPGHWEGDLVVGGGKDGHGTALITLVERRSRFVLMHRLGAGRDSKTVVDELVTMVKSLPGKFERGCQIFCVSGQSRRKKIDYVYD is encoded by the coding sequence ATGGAAAATGCGTTACGACGAGGCCGCCGTGGCGGGACTCGTCATCTTGCAAGTGTGGACCAGGTTGGTAGCGGCAACGTTGGGCGCGGGCGTCGTATCACGAGTAAAGAACGTGTCGCGATCGCGTTGCTGTTAGACCAAGGATACTCTGGCCGGCAGATCGCGATCCGCCTCAAACGCTCCCCGTCAACGATCACGCGTGAGATTAACCGTTCCCAACGCGTGGATGGGTCCTATGATGCGGGTGTGGCTTCACGCAAAGCATTCGAGCGTAGGGCACGTCCTAAACCATTGAAACTCCAGGCCAACACGCGTCTTCGGGAGGTTGTGGTGGGGTTGCTCAATCAACGGTATTCACCCCAGCAAGTCGCGGTACGGTTACGACACTTGTATCCAGATGATAGGGAGATGCACGTGAGTGTCGAAGCGATTTATCAAGCCTTATATGTTCAAGGGGTAGGTTCACTCGCGCAGGAACTGAAACGTGAAAAAGCGTTGCGTTCGGGACGGAAGAATCGTATTCCTCGGTCGCGTCTTGCAGGGCTTCCGGGGCGTGGGAGGAAAACATGGGTCGAAGGTGCCCAGATCTCGATGCGCCCTCCCCAGGCCAGTGATCGGGCTGTTCCTGGGCATTGGGAAGGCGATCTGGTTGTTGGTGGTGGTAAGGATGGGCATGGGACAGCGTTGATCACGCTCGTTGAGCGGCGTTCACGGTTTGTGTTGATGCACCGGCTCGGAGCGGGACGTGACTCGAAGACTGTGGTCGATGAGTTGGTCACGATGGTGAAGTCTTTACCCGGGAAGTTTGAAAGAGGGTGTCAAATATTTTGTGTAAGTGGTCAATCTAGGAGAAAGAAGATTGACTATGTCTATGACTAA